The following proteins are co-located in the Paludibaculum fermentans genome:
- a CDS encoding InlB B-repeat-containing protein, with product MRLNTRSFPALAAYLFLVIPGASAGQTPAAAGPDLNIALTHTSSFLRGQTNAVYLIRVTNSGGGATSGTISVVESMPSGIAITTMSGPGWTCVANTCTRSDSFAPGQMLPAISVLAAVGAGAPDPVSNLVTVSGGGDSNIADNLATDVTSIASEGRLYGLASTNNTNLPLNFVPPGLTDAVALAVSEREALVLRKDGTVVQWDYYGRDTPSEAKALTGVVAIAMGDLTCYALKGDGTVAAWSRYGTLAIPGGLSNIVSIAASSTAAVAVRADGTLAAVSVGSNPLVTFPAGLANVVQVSLGINIAVALDSTGQVTSWGGAAALPVPTEKLSRVLAAANGTGAGIRPDGTVVVWQTATSGDLAAVPSGLGGVVALAGTSYLIALKADGTARGWGTQPYFRPDQANGLAHTRAVAGSTSYAIAILTTPLITISFDGTAQAVDLSSPYTSTRPAITVDGVSRTLPFSIQVPPDSTHAISTAAAQPGGAQNTQYYFNAWSDGGAASHTITTGTADAVYTATFKTKFRLIISSGAGGTASPATALYDAGASVLVRATPSNGYLFSNFSYDSLGTDATNPLRVVMNASHNLTANFQAQANATVRLSLKPLHHLILGQQNAAYVARVVNEGPTAQSGVQVRFDSSRTASMTGAGWACAENICSRSDSLAPGQAYPAILIVSQLPSFTSGSEAVGLSIPSVCPGCGVRSSEPVYTNTNSVVGWGAGQAGQITAPAGLMNIVDVTAGLAHTAALLGDGKVVAWGDNSKSQTQVPANLSTAVAFAAGGYHTLALVSDGRVVAWGDNSSGQATVPTSLPTVIAVAAGQLHSLALTSDGSVVAWGANGSGQATVPAAVRDAVAIAAGGDHSLAVLRDGTVVAWGSNADGESSVPANLQGAVSVSAGASFSATLLDDGTPVVWGNNPASILNGMPAGLTDIRTLSAGTAHALALQWDGTLVAWGGNTSGQTSLPAGLAGITAIAAGGQHSEAVLSGPPRISIFLNTQPAGGSFSVDGVAYTGSQVLQLTIGQPHVVTTSSVPTLVDPGTQLIYQSWDGGYRGLTRTITPTQNATYYINYGARYKLTTTAYPSSDGSVAVSPASADGWYDGYQQVQITGVPAPGHRFTGFSGALSGATNPQLLSIQSPLAVTANFAIYDPYPSVVSLAPASGSGAAAAFSATYSAGLGYRDLAWVQLLLAAAPDGGGKPYCFLHYDVQGDRFWVYGDGGFFQGPVQPGAASALLQNQLCGLNTKTSTVAKSGNTLTFNARVAFKAAAGLNVYLRAQTLSQFDTGWVQRGTWNTSAAPLGTMSVQPGSGSNGAQTFTLLYPDPVGYEDTTAGWSQFLIAASPDGGGKPFCFVHYDKAGNGLWMYSSDVGFFLGPVSPGTASNALDSSACSINPALSGVTHPSGTVIVYVPVTLKAPMSGAKNLYQRTLDPLSRDSGWVKTGAWSVP from the coding sequence TTGCGACTCAACACTCGCTCTTTTCCCGCGCTGGCTGCCTATCTATTCCTGGTGATTCCAGGCGCGTCCGCCGGCCAGACCCCGGCCGCGGCTGGCCCCGACCTGAACATTGCCCTCACGCACACCAGCAGTTTCCTGCGGGGGCAGACCAACGCGGTCTATCTGATCAGGGTCACCAACTCCGGCGGAGGGGCCACTTCCGGGACGATCTCGGTGGTGGAATCCATGCCATCGGGCATTGCCATCACTACGATGTCCGGACCCGGCTGGACCTGTGTAGCCAACACCTGCACGCGGAGCGATAGCTTCGCCCCGGGCCAGATGCTGCCGGCCATTAGCGTACTGGCGGCGGTGGGTGCTGGCGCGCCCGACCCGGTCAGCAATCTGGTGACGGTCTCCGGCGGCGGGGATTCCAATATCGCAGACAACCTGGCCACCGACGTGACGAGCATTGCGTCAGAAGGTCGGCTGTATGGCCTCGCTTCCACGAACAATACGAACCTGCCTCTCAACTTCGTGCCCCCGGGGCTTACCGACGCCGTCGCCCTGGCGGTTTCGGAGCGCGAGGCGCTTGTGCTCAGGAAGGACGGCACCGTCGTTCAATGGGATTACTACGGCCGGGATACTCCCAGCGAAGCCAAGGCGCTGACGGGTGTGGTCGCCATCGCGATGGGCGATCTCACGTGTTATGCCTTGAAGGGCGACGGGACCGTGGCCGCGTGGTCGAGGTACGGAACACTGGCCATTCCCGGCGGCCTTTCCAACATTGTGTCGATTGCCGCCAGCAGTACCGCCGCCGTGGCGGTGCGCGCGGATGGCACCCTGGCCGCCGTCTCTGTGGGCTCCAACCCGCTGGTGACCTTCCCCGCGGGCCTGGCCAATGTCGTGCAGGTCTCTCTCGGGATCAACATCGCCGTGGCGCTCGATTCCACCGGCCAAGTCACCTCGTGGGGTGGCGCGGCCGCCTTGCCTGTGCCCACGGAGAAGCTGTCCCGGGTGTTAGCCGCGGCGAATGGTACTGGTGCGGGTATCCGGCCCGATGGAACCGTCGTGGTATGGCAGACGGCCACCAGCGGGGACCTGGCCGCGGTGCCATCGGGCCTGGGCGGGGTCGTCGCGCTGGCCGGAACCTCCTATCTCATCGCGTTGAAAGCGGATGGGACGGCCCGCGGCTGGGGCACCCAGCCCTACTTCCGGCCTGACCAGGCGAATGGACTGGCGCACACGAGAGCGGTGGCCGGCTCGACTAGCTACGCGATAGCCATCCTCACCACCCCGCTGATCACGATCTCGTTCGACGGCACGGCGCAGGCCGTTGATCTGTCCAGCCCCTATACTTCAACCCGCCCGGCTATCACGGTGGATGGGGTTTCCAGGACGTTGCCCTTCTCGATACAGGTACCACCGGACAGCACGCATGCGATCTCCACAGCGGCCGCGCAACCTGGTGGAGCGCAGAACACACAGTATTACTTCAACGCCTGGAGCGATGGGGGAGCCGCCTCGCATACCATCACAACCGGTACGGCGGACGCGGTATACACAGCCACTTTCAAGACGAAGTTCCGTCTGATCATTTCATCCGGGGCCGGGGGAACGGCCAGCCCGGCCACTGCACTGTACGATGCAGGCGCCTCCGTATTGGTCAGGGCCACTCCATCCAACGGATATCTCTTTTCCAACTTCAGTTACGATTCCCTCGGCACGGATGCGACGAATCCGCTGCGGGTCGTCATGAATGCATCGCACAACCTGACGGCGAACTTCCAGGCGCAGGCCAATGCCACGGTTCGCCTGTCATTGAAGCCACTGCACCACCTGATTCTCGGACAACAGAACGCCGCCTACGTGGCACGGGTCGTGAACGAGGGACCAACCGCGCAGAGCGGCGTGCAAGTGAGGTTCGACTCATCCCGGACAGCATCGATGACTGGTGCGGGGTGGGCTTGTGCTGAGAATATCTGCAGCCGGTCGGATTCACTGGCTCCTGGCCAGGCGTATCCGGCTATCCTCATCGTGTCTCAGTTACCCTCGTTCACAAGCGGGAGCGAGGCGGTCGGCCTGTCCATCCCCTCAGTTTGCCCGGGGTGCGGCGTCCGGTCGTCGGAGCCTGTTTACACGAATACCAATTCGGTAGTTGGCTGGGGAGCGGGCCAGGCGGGTCAGATCACGGCGCCGGCGGGATTGATGAATATCGTCGATGTCACCGCCGGTTTGGCGCACACCGCCGCCCTATTAGGAGACGGCAAGGTGGTGGCGTGGGGCGATAATTCGAAATCGCAGACGCAGGTTCCCGCCAATCTCTCCACTGCAGTTGCCTTTGCGGCTGGCGGCTATCACACGCTCGCCCTGGTTTCGGACGGCCGTGTTGTGGCCTGGGGTGACAATAGTAGCGGCCAGGCGACAGTGCCAACCTCCCTGCCCACGGTGATCGCGGTCGCAGCCGGGCAGTTGCATAGCCTGGCGCTGACCAGCGACGGATCCGTGGTGGCCTGGGGCGCGAACGGCAGCGGCCAGGCGACGGTGCCGGCCGCGGTGCGTGATGCCGTTGCGATCGCGGCGGGCGGCGACCATTCCCTGGCAGTCCTGCGGGATGGAACGGTGGTCGCCTGGGGCAGCAACGCTGACGGAGAGAGTAGTGTACCGGCCAACCTGCAGGGTGCAGTTTCGGTCTCGGCGGGCGCCTCATTCAGCGCCACGCTGCTGGATGACGGCACACCGGTCGTGTGGGGCAACAACCCGGCAAGCATCCTCAATGGGATGCCGGCCGGCCTGACGGATATCAGGACCCTATCCGCCGGTACTGCCCACGCGCTGGCATTACAGTGGGATGGGACATTGGTGGCCTGGGGCGGGAACACTTCCGGCCAGACGAGCCTTCCAGCCGGACTGGCAGGGATCACCGCCATCGCCGCGGGCGGGCAACATAGCGAGGCCGTCCTCTCCGGCCCGCCCAGAATCTCGATCTTCCTCAACACGCAACCGGCCGGCGGATCATTCAGCGTGGACGGCGTCGCATATACGGGATCGCAGGTGCTGCAACTGACGATCGGCCAACCTCACGTTGTGACGACTTCGTCCGTGCCGACGTTGGTGGATCCGGGGACGCAGCTGATCTACCAGTCCTGGGATGGCGGATACCGGGGCCTCACTCGCACGATCACCCCCACGCAGAACGCGACCTACTACATCAATTACGGCGCAAGGTATAAACTCACGACGACCGCCTACCCCAGTTCCGACGGGAGTGTCGCCGTGTCGCCCGCCAGCGCGGATGGCTGGTACGACGGGTATCAACAGGTCCAGATTACGGGTGTACCCGCGCCCGGGCACAGATTCACCGGTTTCAGCGGGGCGCTCAGCGGAGCCACCAATCCGCAACTACTCAGTATTCAGAGTCCGCTCGCGGTCACGGCGAACTTTGCGATTTACGACCCGTACCCGAGCGTGGTGAGCCTTGCGCCCGCGTCAGGCTCCGGCGCGGCAGCCGCCTTCAGCGCCACCTACTCCGCGGGGCTCGGCTACCGCGATCTTGCCTGGGTCCAGTTGTTGCTGGCGGCGGCGCCAGACGGCGGAGGGAAACCGTATTGCTTCCTCCACTATGATGTACAAGGCGACCGGTTCTGGGTCTATGGAGACGGCGGCTTCTTTCAGGGCCCGGTCCAGCCCGGTGCCGCCAGCGCGCTGCTGCAGAACCAGCTCTGCGGCCTGAATACGAAGACCTCGACGGTGGCAAAGAGCGGCAACACGCTCACCTTTAACGCCCGTGTGGCGTTTAAAGCCGCGGCCGGCCTGAACGTCTATCTGCGAGCGCAGACGCTGAGCCAGTTCGACACCGGGTGGGTGCAGCGCGGCACCTGGAACACCTCGGCGGCCCCACTCGGCACGATGAGCGTCCAGCCGGGATCGGGCTCGAACGGGGCGCAGACCTTCACACTGCTGTATCCGGACCCTGTGGGGTATGAGGACACGACCGCGGGTTGGTCGCAGTTCCTGATCGCCGCGAGCCCCGATGGAGGCGGCAAGCCCTTCTGCTTTGTCCACTATGACAAGGCGGGCAATGGCCTGTGGATGTACTCCAGCGACGTGGGATTCTTCCTGGGTCCGGTGAGCCCGGGCACGGCCTCGAACGCGCTGGACAGCAGCGCGTGTTCGATCAACCCCGCTCTCTCGGGCGTCACTCACCCGTCGGGTACGGTGATTGTGTATGTGCCCGTTACGCTGAAGGCGCCGATGTCCGGAGCCAAGAACCTGTACCAGCGGACGCTGGATCCGCTCTCCCGGGATTCCGGGTGGGTAAAGACCGGCGCCTGGTCCGTTCCGTAA
- a CDS encoding methyl-accepting chemotaxis protein: MRSRVSQMTVGRKLFLSFAAALVLSFAVSALALQSNRVLEASVKKVVNVNARKVYLATDIKSIQSDMVGAERGILARAFMKDKATMARYNQEYAESVAAANKDIAEFIPLIETAEARQMIREIKSAVEEAAGLHTELYREASSDRTEAAADILKEKAMPLLLNIGRICLQLERQQTALMAKVAAETEDSVSRDRWITIILTALSLVVGGIVVVVVRQINSALRRAVSELSEGAEQVASAASQVACSSQSLAHGASEQAAALEETSASTEEIHSMASKNSENSRSAAELVTHSQEKFAQTNQSLDQSVAAMGEINAQSDKIAKIIKVIDEIAFQTNILALNAAVEAARAGEAGMGFAVVADEVRNLAQRCAQAAKDTSALIEESIARSNHGKVRVDQVASAIRAITEEAVRVKALVDEVNLGSQEQARGIEQIGKAIAQMNQVTQSTASSAEESASSAEELNAQSDTLKDIVERLTAMVGGGAAAHGQYDQTQRVGIRGSASRQHGESHSSLGPLHAAVDRPAGERRMPMPLGASDLSEALSREDRFK, translated from the coding sequence ATGAGATCGCGAGTATCGCAGATGACTGTCGGCAGAAAGTTGTTCCTAAGCTTTGCGGCCGCGCTGGTGCTGAGTTTCGCAGTGAGCGCCCTCGCGCTGCAGAGCAACAGGGTTCTGGAGGCCAGTGTGAAGAAGGTGGTTAACGTAAATGCTAGAAAGGTCTACCTGGCGACCGATATCAAAAGTATCCAATCTGACATGGTAGGCGCCGAGCGAGGCATCCTTGCGCGCGCCTTCATGAAGGACAAGGCCACCATGGCGCGGTACAACCAGGAGTATGCCGAAAGTGTGGCCGCGGCCAACAAGGATATCGCTGAATTCATACCGCTCATCGAGACGGCGGAAGCGCGCCAGATGATCCGGGAGATCAAGAGCGCGGTGGAGGAAGCCGCTGGATTGCACACGGAACTCTATCGTGAGGCGAGTTCAGACCGGACGGAGGCGGCGGCGGACATCCTGAAGGAGAAGGCCATGCCTCTGCTGCTCAATATCGGGAGGATCTGCCTGCAGCTTGAGCGCCAGCAGACCGCATTGATGGCCAAAGTTGCCGCCGAGACGGAGGATTCGGTCTCTCGGGACCGATGGATCACAATCATCCTGACGGCCCTATCACTGGTGGTGGGCGGCATTGTTGTAGTGGTGGTCCGGCAGATCAACTCCGCCCTACGCCGGGCGGTCAGCGAACTGAGTGAAGGCGCCGAGCAGGTCGCCAGTGCGGCGTCGCAGGTCGCCTGCTCCAGCCAGTCGCTGGCGCATGGAGCGTCCGAGCAGGCAGCGGCGCTTGAAGAGACTTCCGCCTCCACTGAAGAAATCCACTCCATGGCAAGTAAGAACAGTGAAAACTCGCGTTCCGCCGCCGAACTGGTAACCCACTCGCAGGAGAAGTTCGCGCAGACCAACCAGTCGCTGGACCAATCGGTAGCGGCTATGGGTGAGATCAACGCCCAAAGCGACAAAATTGCAAAGATTATCAAGGTGATTGACGAGATCGCCTTCCAGACAAATATCCTGGCTCTCAATGCCGCGGTGGAGGCGGCTCGCGCCGGGGAGGCGGGCATGGGTTTTGCAGTGGTAGCCGACGAAGTGCGCAATCTGGCGCAGCGTTGTGCCCAGGCAGCCAAGGACACCTCGGCGCTGATCGAGGAATCAATTGCCAGATCCAATCACGGCAAGGTGAGAGTGGATCAGGTGGCCTCGGCAATTCGGGCGATCACCGAGGAAGCAGTAAGGGTGAAGGCGCTGGTGGACGAGGTGAACCTGGGCAGCCAGGAGCAGGCGCGTGGTATCGAGCAGATCGGCAAAGCCATCGCGCAGATGAATCAGGTGACGCAGTCCACGGCGTCCAGCGCCGAGGAAAGCGCCTCTTCTGCCGAGGAATTGAACGCGCAGTCTGACACGCTGAAGGACATTGTGGAACGGTTGACCGCCATGGTGGGCGGCGGCGCAGCGGCGCATGGACAATACGATCAAACGCAGCGAGTGGGCATCCGAGGCTCGGCGTCCCGCCAGCACGGAGAATCGCATTCCAGCTTGGGTCCGTTGCACGCGGCGGTCGACCGGCCTGCCGGCGAGAGGCGAATGCCAATGCCACTTGGCGCGTCCGATCTGAGCGAAGCGCTCTCGCGGGAAGATCGATTCAAATAG
- a CDS encoding glycosyltransferase family 2 protein, which produces MISAIITAYNSERYLSEAIDSALGQTLPPDEILIIDDGSTDGTRGVAESYGEPVRYCWQRNQGPGGARMLGIRESKGDVLVFLDADDLWMPEKVARQSAALDEDPDLDIVFNHLVQFRSPDLSPEVAATLICDETPHPAPLISGMMARRRAFDRVGPLRTDLKAEFVDWYMRAQEAGIKSLTLDEVLHKRRLHPDNFTLQNKDVRREYLQVIKAALDRRRAAERRQDGSAS; this is translated from the coding sequence ATGATCAGTGCGATTATTACGGCGTACAACTCGGAACGATATCTGAGCGAGGCAATCGATAGCGCGCTGGGGCAGACCCTGCCTCCCGATGAGATCCTGATTATCGACGACGGCTCTACCGACGGCACCCGGGGCGTCGCCGAGAGTTACGGCGAGCCCGTTCGCTATTGCTGGCAGCGCAATCAAGGGCCGGGCGGGGCGCGCATGCTCGGGATCAGGGAATCGAAGGGCGACGTGCTGGTTTTCCTCGATGCGGACGACCTGTGGATGCCCGAGAAGGTGGCCAGGCAGAGCGCGGCGCTGGATGAGGACCCGGACCTGGACATCGTGTTCAACCATCTGGTGCAGTTCCGGAGTCCGGACCTCTCGCCAGAGGTGGCCGCGACGCTGATCTGCGATGAAACGCCGCATCCGGCGCCGCTGATTTCCGGAATGATGGCGCGGCGGCGCGCGTTTGATCGCGTGGGTCCGCTGCGCACCGACCTGAAGGCGGAATTCGTCGACTGGTACATGCGAGCGCAGGAGGCAGGGATTAAATCGCTTACCCTCGACGAAGTCCTGCACAAACGGCGGCTGCACCCGGACAACTTCACGTTGCAAAACAAGGACGTACGGCGCGAGTACCTGCAGGTGATCAAGGCGGCACTGGACCGCCGGCGCGCGGCCGAGCGGCGACAAGATGGCTCAGCATCCTGA
- a CDS encoding PqqD family protein encodes MNLVFECNSPDVVFENFGDEVILLNLQSGRYYSLDPVGMFFWELLTQGVSQPEICDRITQQYAGTSGISADLDGLLAEFQAEELIRPAAAATPLAKATPPKTTLPPAYAPPVLAKFDDVAEMLLLDPVHDVTDAGWPHPAPPVDKAKGA; translated from the coding sequence ATGAATCTTGTATTTGAGTGTAACTCTCCGGATGTTGTATTTGAAAATTTCGGCGATGAAGTCATCCTGCTGAATCTCCAGAGCGGGCGCTACTATAGCCTGGATCCGGTTGGGATGTTCTTTTGGGAACTGCTCACCCAGGGAGTCTCCCAGCCCGAGATCTGCGACCGTATTACACAGCAGTATGCGGGGACTTCGGGCATCAGCGCCGACCTCGACGGACTCCTAGCGGAGTTCCAGGCCGAGGAGTTGATCCGGCCCGCGGCCGCGGCCACGCCCCTGGCGAAGGCAACACCGCCCAAGACCACACTGCCGCCCGCCTATGCACCGCCTGTCCTTGCCAAGTTCGACGACGTCGCCGAGATGCTGTTGCTCGATCCCGTGCACGACGTCACCGACGCCGGCTGGCCCCACCCGGCTCCTCCGGTGGACAAGGCCAAGGGCGCATAG
- a CDS encoding glycosyltransferase: METSSDWMRRPNGVPSDGYYDERAVEAFRHFVLGFKPDAIVLETIWLHRYYDAIRDAGIPLILNSHNVEIDVARQVEAIETSGPLRLQRRILSERIRRVEEALVRAAEQIWLCSQEDGEIMRREYGITTPMHHVPNAVNPAEYQVACARPAEIAPNSWPVLLFPALYHYYPNVNAAHFLIHELLPRLGPQYPDIRLLLPGANPPPALVAEAKDPRVSVPGVVPEMLPYLRQSSVLAVPLKHGGGTRFKIIEAFAARLPVVSSLKGAEGLGAIPGRHYLRAETAEEFEAAVRQVLDHPARAAELVEEGARFAQQLWEEAGAAMRASIGAFHVS; encoded by the coding sequence ATGGAGACTTCCAGCGATTGGATGCGGCGGCCGAACGGAGTTCCCTCGGACGGGTACTACGATGAGCGGGCGGTGGAGGCGTTCCGGCACTTTGTCCTGGGCTTCAAGCCGGACGCAATCGTTCTCGAGACGATCTGGCTGCATCGCTACTATGACGCCATTCGGGATGCCGGCATTCCGCTGATTCTCAACTCGCACAATGTCGAGATCGACGTCGCCAGGCAGGTGGAAGCCATCGAAACGTCCGGACCGCTACGGCTTCAGCGCCGCATCCTGTCAGAACGGATCCGCCGCGTGGAAGAGGCGCTGGTGCGGGCGGCGGAGCAGATTTGGCTCTGCAGCCAGGAAGATGGCGAGATCATGCGCCGCGAGTACGGCATTACCACGCCGATGCACCACGTGCCGAACGCAGTGAACCCCGCCGAGTATCAGGTTGCGTGCGCCCGGCCTGCAGAAATAGCGCCCAATTCCTGGCCCGTGCTGCTGTTCCCGGCGCTGTACCATTACTATCCCAACGTCAACGCCGCGCATTTTCTGATTCATGAGTTGCTGCCGCGCCTGGGCCCGCAATATCCGGACATACGACTTCTGCTGCCCGGCGCCAATCCGCCTCCAGCGCTTGTGGCGGAAGCGAAGGATCCGCGCGTGAGCGTTCCCGGCGTGGTGCCTGAAATGTTGCCCTATCTGCGGCAGTCCTCGGTGCTGGCTGTGCCGCTCAAGCATGGCGGTGGGACGCGGTTCAAGATCATCGAGGCGTTCGCGGCGCGCCTGCCGGTGGTCAGTTCCCTGAAGGGTGCGGAGGGCCTGGGGGCGATTCCTGGCCGGCACTACCTGCGCGCGGAAACCGCGGAGGAGTTCGAGGCAGCCGTGCGGCAGGTGCTCGACCACCCGGCGCGTGCGGCGGAACTCGTTGAAGAAGGCGCCAGGTTCGCGCAACAGCTTTGGGAAGAAGCGGGCGCCGCGATGCGAGCATCGATCGGCGCATTCCACGTATCATAG
- a CDS encoding glycosyltransferase family 2 protein — protein sequence MNKAEAHRQYLLARAWHGKGTIARAIAGYRQVLALDPAHADAAMRLGHLLQDNCRFEEALTVFRDALDHHPHESQLHKRFVDVLLLLEGIEAVFRHYRLERVGSRIPSLAPGEPVVCSVLRNERARLPYFLDYYRRLGIRQFFAIDNDSTDGSGAYLNAQEDVCLWRSALPFRESNSGAAWFEPVLRHYAAGHWCLIVDADELFCYPDCETRGIAELCRGLDHRGAVGMRAVLLDMYSSRSLRETVYQAGQRFEDVCPYFDRQHFHSRVESAGPFANMPFLYGGMRQRLFGEAGGYILSKVPLVKYRASTILAGGQHWTNAPADRLAGETGCLLHFKFFSTLPDYAAAVANQQQDFHWIEQNREYVRGLGRDGDLKFYDESQSVRFENSEQLVTLGVMQRDSRPPLPEAPVFPRIEPVGDGMPRPLWSVMLTVYRRLDTLGQALQSVLDQARAPEQMQIEVISDGPADPMHAEIEALVRTLGGSRVQFYAHPERAGHPEIFNVCLRRARGEWIHILHDDDWVGPGFYDALDEAGAIDEVGAAFCRHHHVDRQRRVTRLSALERESAGVIDGWVDRIATLSRVQAASMVVRRAAYEQVGGYCAQARSAFDWEMWQRISVHFRVWFEPRALAWFRESEATETARLTATGAQIADTLAAIEVAQSYLPAESREKLRWRAREMYALLAIDAAQARWVAGDAAGALANLREAAACSESGEVTIKMRAFLGKI from the coding sequence GTGAATAAGGCCGAGGCTCACAGGCAATATCTCCTGGCGCGGGCCTGGCATGGCAAGGGGACCATCGCGCGTGCGATCGCGGGCTATCGCCAGGTGCTGGCGCTCGATCCAGCACACGCCGACGCGGCCATGCGGTTGGGGCACCTGCTGCAGGACAACTGCCGGTTTGAGGAAGCGCTGACGGTTTTTCGGGACGCCCTGGACCACCACCCTCATGAATCGCAGCTCCACAAACGGTTTGTCGATGTGCTGCTGTTGCTGGAAGGAATCGAGGCAGTGTTCCGGCACTACCGACTGGAGCGCGTGGGCTCGCGTATTCCGTCGCTGGCGCCCGGCGAACCGGTCGTGTGCTCCGTGCTGCGCAACGAGCGTGCCCGCCTGCCGTATTTCCTCGATTACTACCGGCGGCTGGGAATTCGACAATTCTTCGCCATCGACAACGATTCGACTGATGGCAGCGGGGCGTACCTGAATGCGCAGGAGGACGTCTGCCTGTGGCGTTCCGCGCTGCCGTTTCGAGAATCGAATTCCGGCGCGGCCTGGTTCGAGCCGGTTCTGCGCCACTACGCCGCGGGGCATTGGTGCCTCATCGTGGATGCCGATGAACTGTTCTGCTACCCGGACTGTGAGACGCGGGGCATCGCAGAGCTGTGCCGCGGGCTCGATCACCGCGGGGCGGTGGGCATGCGCGCAGTGCTGCTCGACATGTACTCCAGCCGGAGCCTGCGAGAGACCGTGTACCAGGCGGGACAGCGGTTCGAGGACGTGTGCCCTTATTTCGACCGCCAGCATTTCCATTCGCGCGTGGAAAGTGCCGGCCCCTTCGCGAATATGCCGTTCCTGTACGGAGGCATGAGGCAGAGGCTGTTCGGTGAGGCGGGCGGATACATCCTGAGCAAGGTTCCCCTGGTGAAGTACCGGGCGAGCACGATCCTGGCCGGGGGACAGCACTGGACCAACGCTCCGGCGGACCGCCTCGCGGGGGAGACAGGATGCCTGCTGCACTTCAAGTTCTTCTCCACGCTCCCCGATTACGCGGCGGCAGTGGCGAACCAACAGCAGGATTTCCATTGGATCGAGCAGAATCGGGAGTACGTCCGCGGCCTGGGACGCGATGGCGATTTGAAGTTCTATGACGAGAGCCAGTCCGTCCGGTTCGAAAATAGCGAGCAGCTAGTGACTCTCGGTGTGATGCAGCGCGACTCCCGGCCGCCGCTGCCGGAAGCACCAGTGTTTCCGCGCATCGAGCCGGTTGGCGATGGAATGCCCCGTCCGCTGTGGTCAGTGATGCTGACCGTATACCGGAGGCTCGACACCCTCGGCCAGGCGCTCCAGAGCGTGCTGGATCAGGCGCGGGCGCCAGAGCAGATGCAGATTGAGGTGATCAGCGATGGGCCCGCGGATCCGATGCACGCGGAGATCGAGGCCCTGGTGCGTACGCTCGGAGGCAGCCGCGTGCAGTTCTACGCCCATCCGGAACGCGCAGGACACCCGGAGATATTCAACGTATGCCTGCGCCGTGCGCGGGGCGAATGGATCCACATTCTGCATGACGACGATTGGGTAGGGCCGGGGTTCTATGACGCGCTGGACGAAGCCGGCGCTATCGACGAAGTAGGTGCGGCATTCTGCCGTCATCATCATGTCGACCGGCAGAGGCGGGTGACGCGGCTCTCGGCGCTGGAACGCGAATCGGCGGGCGTGATTGATGGATGGGTGGATAGAATTGCCACGCTCAGCCGGGTCCAGGCCGCCTCCATGGTGGTCCGGCGCGCGGCCTACGAGCAAGTGGGCGGTTATTGCGCGCAGGCGCGCTCGGCGTTCGATTGGGAGATGTGGCAGCGGATCAGCGTTCACTTTCGCGTATGGTTTGAACCGCGGGCGTTGGCCTGGTTCCGGGAAAGCGAGGCTACCGAGACGGCCCGGCTCACGGCCACTGGGGCGCAGATCGCCGATACCCTTGCGGCGATCGAGGTCGCCCAAAGCTACCTGCCGGCGGAGTCGAGGGAAAAGCTTCGATGGCGGGCGCGGGAAATGTACGCACTGCTCGCGATCGACGCGGCCCAGGCACGTTGGGTGGCGGGAGACGCGGCGGGCGCGCTGGCGAATTTGCGGGAAGCGGCCGCGTGTAGCGAGTCAGGCGAGGTGACTATCAAGATGCGGGCCTTCCTAGGTAAGATCTAA